In Microbacterium sp. 1.5R, the following are encoded in one genomic region:
- the yicI gene encoding alpha-xylosidase, whose amino-acid sequence MKFTDGFWQLRPGVTALYAQEAYDIAETTDTPDGRGIVITAPTMVIAKRGDTLNRPVLTTTLSSPAEGVVRVRIAHHEGGRWHGGFGLPGAGAGAAAVSVSEAGGVLDAGSLVARITHGAPWGLSFEVDGRRVTGSGHKAQGYVRLAPDAQVDAGIVDNARQGGSTPSGSVFVHEQLDLGVGELIYGLGERFGPLVKNGQSVDIWNADGGTSSEQAYKSIPFHVSNRGYGVLVNDPGHVSYEIGSESVERVQFSVSGEVLEYFVIAGPTPKEVLSRYTALTGRPPVVPAWSYGLWLSTSFTTDYDEQTVNSFIDEMAARELPVSVFHFDCFWMREFNWTDFVWDSRVFPDPEGMLSRLHDKDLRVCVWINPYIAQRSPLFREAADQGFLVQRPDGSVWQWDLWQAGMGLVDFTNPEATAWYQSKLRGLIDQGVDCFKTDFGERIPTEVVWADGSDPERMHNLYTDLYNRAVHDVLVDARGADDAVLFARSATAGGQSMPVHWGGDSTSTYASMAETLRGGLSLALSGFAFWSHDIGGFEGTPDAGVFKRWTAFGLLGSHSRFHGSSSYRVPWAFDEEAVDVSRRFTHLKMQLMPYLYQQGIIASRTGLPVMRPMQLEFPDDPAVGYLDRQYMLGSDLLVAPVFSEDGTVEFYLPEGEWTSLLTGETVVGGGWRRETHAFDSLPLYVRPGTALPWGARTDRPDYDYHDGLRLRVFPGGSGSTTVTVTSPDGREKIYETDLTEVTR is encoded by the coding sequence ATGAAGTTCACCGACGGGTTCTGGCAGCTGCGTCCAGGGGTCACCGCGCTGTACGCGCAGGAGGCCTATGACATCGCCGAGACCACCGACACCCCCGACGGGCGAGGGATCGTCATCACGGCGCCCACCATGGTGATCGCCAAGCGCGGCGACACCCTGAACCGTCCCGTGCTCACGACCACGCTCTCCTCTCCCGCCGAAGGGGTGGTGCGCGTGCGCATCGCACACCACGAAGGCGGCCGCTGGCACGGCGGATTCGGCCTCCCCGGCGCAGGAGCGGGGGCCGCCGCCGTGTCCGTGAGCGAGGCGGGCGGCGTCCTGGATGCCGGTTCGCTCGTGGCGCGGATCACCCACGGTGCGCCGTGGGGCCTGTCCTTCGAGGTCGACGGCAGGCGTGTGACCGGAAGCGGGCACAAGGCTCAGGGTTACGTCCGGCTCGCTCCGGATGCGCAGGTGGATGCCGGAATCGTCGACAACGCCCGCCAGGGCGGCTCGACCCCCAGCGGATCCGTCTTCGTGCACGAGCAGCTCGACCTGGGAGTGGGCGAGCTCATCTACGGCCTCGGCGAGCGCTTCGGCCCGCTGGTGAAGAACGGTCAGTCGGTGGACATCTGGAACGCCGACGGCGGGACCTCGAGCGAGCAGGCGTACAAGAGCATCCCGTTCCATGTGTCGAACCGCGGGTACGGGGTTCTCGTGAACGATCCGGGTCACGTGTCGTACGAGATCGGCTCGGAATCGGTCGAGCGCGTGCAGTTCTCGGTCTCGGGAGAGGTGCTCGAGTACTTCGTCATCGCCGGTCCGACGCCGAAGGAGGTGCTCTCGCGCTACACGGCTCTCACCGGACGGCCGCCGGTGGTTCCCGCCTGGTCATACGGGCTCTGGTTGTCGACGAGCTTCACGACCGACTACGACGAGCAGACCGTCAACTCGTTCATCGACGAGATGGCGGCGCGGGAGCTGCCGGTGTCGGTGTTCCATTTCGACTGCTTCTGGATGCGGGAATTCAACTGGACCGACTTCGTCTGGGATTCGCGGGTGTTCCCAGATCCCGAGGGCATGCTGTCGCGACTGCACGACAAGGACCTGCGCGTCTGCGTCTGGATCAACCCCTACATCGCCCAGCGCTCCCCGCTGTTCCGCGAGGCCGCCGATCAGGGCTTCCTCGTGCAGCGCCCCGACGGATCGGTCTGGCAGTGGGACCTGTGGCAGGCGGGTATGGGTCTCGTGGACTTCACGAACCCCGAGGCCACCGCCTGGTACCAGTCGAAGCTCCGCGGGTTGATCGACCAGGGCGTGGACTGCTTCAAGACCGACTTCGGCGAGCGCATCCCGACCGAGGTCGTCTGGGCCGACGGCTCCGACCCCGAGCGCATGCACAACCTGTACACCGATCTCTACAATCGCGCGGTGCACGATGTGCTCGTCGACGCCCGCGGCGCGGATGACGCCGTGCTGTTCGCGCGCTCGGCCACGGCGGGCGGACAGAGCATGCCGGTGCACTGGGGCGGGGATTCCACCTCGACCTATGCGTCGATGGCCGAGACCCTGCGCGGAGGGCTGTCGCTGGCGCTCAGCGGCTTCGCCTTCTGGAGTCACGACATCGGGGGCTTCGAGGGCACTCCGGATGCCGGGGTCTTCAAACGCTGGACGGCGTTCGGCCTGCTCGGCTCGCACTCCCGCTTCCACGGCTCGAGCTCGTACCGGGTGCCGTGGGCCTTCGACGAGGAGGCCGTCGACGTGTCGAGGCGCTTCACCCACCTCAAGATGCAGCTCATGCCCTACCTCTATCAGCAGGGCATCATCGCCTCGAGAACCGGGCTGCCGGTGATGCGTCCGATGCAGCTGGAGTTCCCGGACGACCCGGCCGTCGGCTACCTCGACCGGCAGTACATGCTGGGCTCTGACCTGCTCGTCGCGCCGGTCTTCTCGGAGGACGGAACGGTGGAGTTCTATCTCCCGGAGGGCGAGTGGACGTCGCTGCTGACGGGAGAGACGGTCGTGGGCGGCGGATGGCGCCGGGAGACCCATGCCTTCGATTCACTGCCGCTGTACGTGCGCCCCGGCACCGCGCTCCCCTGGGGCGCCCGCACCGATCGGCCGGACTACGACTATCACGACGGCCTGCGACTGCGCGTGTTCCCCGGCGGATCGGGGTCGACGACGGTGACGGTCACGAGCCCCGACGGCCGTGAGAAGATCTACGAAACCGACCTGACGGAGGTGACCCGGTGA
- a CDS encoding carbohydrate ABC transporter permease, with translation MHATTAIVTGKPATSRPRGGMTKKRPIDWLMLALVVIGALLIIAPFYLVLVNSFKSPVDYATSGPLAFPETLDFGGIIKFWERVNFPEKVWNSLFIAGVVSVLAVVISMLNAFAIGIGRVRGRSWIVLLFLLANLLPQEALLYPLYYMFKSVGLYDNVWSVIIVFTVIQAAFGTYLLSSVYGTFPKEILEAASLDGASRWQILWRVVFPISRPTLSVLLIFFFIWTWNEFLIPLTFLASNANQTVPVAISVLQGDRLMDVTTTSASALLGIIPTLIFFLIFQRTLTRGITAGAVK, from the coding sequence CCAAGAAGCGTCCGATCGACTGGCTCATGCTCGCCCTCGTCGTGATCGGTGCGCTGCTGATCATCGCGCCGTTCTACCTCGTGCTGGTCAACTCGTTCAAGTCGCCGGTCGACTACGCGACGTCGGGTCCGCTGGCGTTCCCCGAGACCCTCGACTTCGGCGGGATCATCAAGTTCTGGGAGAGGGTGAACTTCCCCGAGAAGGTCTGGAACTCGCTCTTCATCGCTGGCGTGGTCTCCGTCCTCGCCGTGGTCATCTCGATGCTCAACGCCTTCGCGATCGGCATCGGGCGAGTCCGCGGACGCAGCTGGATCGTGCTGCTCTTCCTGCTCGCGAACCTGCTGCCCCAGGAGGCCCTCCTCTACCCGCTCTATTACATGTTCAAGTCCGTCGGCCTGTACGACAACGTGTGGTCGGTGATCATCGTCTTCACCGTGATCCAGGCGGCGTTCGGCACGTATCTGCTGTCGTCGGTCTACGGGACGTTCCCGAAGGAGATCCTCGAGGCGGCGTCTCTCGACGGCGCGAGCCGCTGGCAGATCCTGTGGCGGGTCGTCTTCCCGATCAGCCGTCCGACCCTGTCGGTGCTGCTCATCTTCTTCTTCATCTGGACGTGGAACGAGTTCCTGATCCCGCTGACCTTCCTCGCGTCGAACGCCAACCAGACGGTCCCCGTGGCGATCAGCGTGCTGCAGGGCGACCGGCTCATGGACGTCACGACGACGAGCGCGTCCGCGCTGCTCGGCATCATCCCCACGCTCATCTTCTTCCTCATCTTCCAGCGCACCCTCACGCGCGGCATCACGGCAGGAGCAGTCAAGTAA